The segment CAGCTTCTGCAGCTTCCTCTTCACCCATAGTATAAAGTGTACTGATAGGAAGAAGGACAACATCTGCATTCACGTCCTTCATTTCAGGAATGAGGTCCGTATCGCCTGCATGGTATATTCTCACGCCATCAAGTTCGACAATATAACCCACACCATCCCCACGAGGGTGATTGGGCTTGTCCAGGTTATATGCAGGTACCACTTCGATGTTGACACCTTTTATTGCAAGATCACCGGTCAGAAGATCGCCTTCAATGATTCGTCTTGCATCACCCTTGAACTGTAAACTCATTTTTTCAGGAATGATAGTTGTAGTCGTGCTTCCACGCACCCTCCTTATGGATTCCGGATCACAATGATCAAAATGTTCATGTGTCAACAATATAATATCTGCATCGACTTCATATCCAGGGCCATCAGGCAACATATATGGATCGATGTATACGACCCTACCCTGACCTTTCAATACAAATCCAGCATGCCCGAGCCATTCTATAAGGACATTATCAACCTGCGTACTTCTCATCCTATACACTCCTTAGATAATTGCATCATTACAATTTCATCTTAGACCAGAATGTGAGAACAACACGATCCATCTTAAAACTGCCGAATTCTTTTATAGTGCTCGTATATCAGATAATAATACCGTGTAATTTTTTCAACCACCATTCGATAATCTTTATATAGAAGTGGGTGTTGTATATACAATAAGAGCGATGTGAAAATATATTTGAAAGTGTGTTTGAAAAATATAGGCATGCTCTAAAAAAAGGAAGTGACAAAAATGAAGATCAGAGTTGTAAGTTCAAAAGAAGAGATCCAGTCCTTGAGTGAAAACGAAGAGATTGTACACCTTGCATTCAGACCATCAAACACAGACATATTCTCATTAGTTGTAAAATGCCCTAGTGTAAAAGCACTTCACATACCAAGCTCATACAAGAAAACAATATCCAAATCCGCCAAGATGTATCTTGAGATGCAGGGCATCAACCTTCTTGAAGGTGACGTATGGGGCCACAGAAAAGACATCAATGAGTACTCTGAAGTATCACAGAGCGTCTACGACCGTATAAAAGATTACAGGGCAGAAGGCCTTTCCGAAGAAGAGATCAATGAGAAAATGGTCAGGGAAACAAGACTCAGCCCGGATTTCATAGAGTTCCTGATGAAGCA is part of the Methanococcoides orientis genome and harbors:
- a CDS encoding MBL fold metallo-hydrolase, which produces MRSTQVDNVLIEWLGHAGFVLKGQGRVVYIDPYMLPDGPGYEVDADIILLTHEHFDHCDPESIRRVRGSTTTTIIPEKMSLQFKGDARRIIEGDLLTGDLAIKGVNIEVVPAYNLDKPNHPRGDGVGYIVELDGVRIYHAGDTDLIPEMKDVNADVVLLPISTLYTMGEEEAAEAAALIGPKVAIPMHYGHVEGTESDPQRFKELVNERAPGIEVIILQDQ
- a CDS encoding DUF1699 family protein, giving the protein MKIRVVSSKEEIQSLSENEEIVHLAFRPSNTDIFSLVVKCPSVKALHIPSSYKKTISKSAKMYLEMQGINLLEGDVWGHRKDINEYSEVSQSVYDRIKDYRAEGLSEEEINEKMVRETRLSPDFIEFLMKQ